The Watersipora subatra chromosome 1, tzWatSuba1.1, whole genome shotgun sequence genome has a window encoding:
- the LOC137410549 gene encoding pre-mRNA-processing factor 40 homolog A-like, whose protein sequence is MANPRPPFQTHQSGFVTRPPMNVPLPRPGIAQAPPSVPQVKSVWTEHKAPDGRSYYFNTVSKHSVWEKPDELKTEAEKLLAQCPWKEFKSEQGKVYYHNSITKESKWTKPKELELLEQNIQSGAAPAKPGGSAIEAAMQATLASIALPPSQTSSPAATVDRPSSESSSDEDDTKKSSKPLTFANKKEAMDAFKQLLKEKEVPSTATWESAMKLIVTDRRYTALVHLNEKKQAFNMYKIQTAKEEKEEARLRARQAKEDLEKFLLLSDQMTSALRFKKAEKLFEDVPEWQDVKERDRKDIFEDVQHEVAKREKEAAKALKKRNSKVFSEILDSIPKLTHLTTWSECQQLLLDMPQFTEDQDLLNMDKEDALICFEEHIRMLEQEYDDEKERERRRLRRQQRKNRDYFIELLDELHEEGKLHSMSLWMTLYTTISADARFDSMLGQPGSTPLDLFKFFVEELKSRFQDEKKVIKEILKDAGFLMDLSTTFEDFASTVTTDKRSQALDAGNIKLTYRTLMEKAEARERERIKDEQRRLKKVEDSFKRMLKPYGADWTHETKWDDVKSRFENESAYKAVPLEAERVRLFTELVNQLEEACLHSHSKKSKKSKKHRSHRSRSRSDYESDDSRMARKRSRSRSPSIDRKSRDKKRSYRQRSKSRSLSDNDERTKKPRSRSRSASDKDDKSKKGRKKEKKKHKKTSKEQSPVDEKKKKVKEKVKGKHQSEEGELSEDDLETKRQNLLRQLNQ, encoded by the exons ATGGCG aatCCGAGACCGCCATTCCAGACTCATCAGTCAG GTTTCGTAACGAGACCTCCAATGAATGTGCCGCTGCCGCGACCAGGCATTGCTCAAGCCCCTCCTTCTGTGCCCCAGGTCAAG AGCGTTTGGACAGAACACAAAGCCCCAGATGGCAGATCCTATTATTTTAACACAGTCAGCAAACATTCGGTTTGGGAAAAGCCTGATGAGTTGAAGACTGAGGCCGAA AAACTTCTTGCTCAGTGTCCTTGGAAAGAGTTCAAATCTGAGCAGGGGAAAGTCTATTATCATAATTCCATCACTAAAGAGTCCAAATGGACGAAGCCCAAAGAGCTGGAACTCCTAGAGCAGAATATCCA GAGTGGTGCTGCCCCAGCAAAACCTGGAGGCTCGGCTATTGAAGCAGCAATGCAAGCCACTCTCGCTTCTATTGCACTTCCACCATCACAGACAAGTTCACCTGCTGCCACAGTTGACCGCCCTTCAAG TGAGAGTTCTAGCGACGAAGATGATACTAAAAAGTCATCAAAACCTCTTACCTTTGCTAACAAAAAGGAAGCCATGGATGCATTTAAACAGCTTCTGAAGGAGAAG GAAGTGCCCTCCACAGCTACCTGGGAGAGTGCCATGAAATTAATAGTAACCGATAGGAGGTACACAGCCCTTGTACATCTCAATGAGAAGAAGCAGGCATTTAATATGTATAAGATACAGACTGCCAAAGAGGAAAAG GAAGAAGCGCGGTTGAGGGCGAGGCAAGCTAAGGAAGATTTGGAAAAGTTTCTCCTTCTCTCGGACCAGATGACATCTGCACTTCGATTCAAGAAAGCTGAGAAGCTTTTTGAGGACGTACCTGAGTGGCAGGATGTGAAGGAGCGAGACAGGAAGGATATATTTGAGGATGTACAGCATGAGGTGGCCAAAAGAGAGAAG GAGGCTGCCAAGGCACTGAAAAAGAGGAACAGTAAAGTTTTTAGTGAGATACTTGACTCCATTCCTAAACTCACCCATCTGACTACCTGGTCCGAGTGTCAGCAGCTACTTTTAGATATGCCACAATTTACTGAAGATCAGGACCTGCTCA ACATGGATAAGGAGGATGCCCTTATATGCTTTGAGGAACACATTCGAATGCTCGAGCAGGAATATGATGATGAGAAAGAGCGGGAGAGAAGGAGACTCAGACGTCAGCAGCGGAAGAATAGAGACTATTTCATC GAACTGTTGGATGAGCTTCACGAGGAAGGAAAGCTGCACTCCATGTCCCTCTGGATGACTCTCTACACAACCATCTCCGCTGATGCCCGATTTGACTCCATGCTCGGACAGCCTGGATCCACTCCTCTTGACCTCTTCAAGTTCTTTGTTGAAGAGCTCAAATCTAGATTCCAAGACGAAAAGAAGGTTATAAAGGAGATACTCAAG GATGCAGGATTTTTGATGGACCTTAGCACAACCTTTGAGGATTTCGCATCTACTGTGACAACAGACAAGAGGAGTCAGGCGCTTGATGCAGGCAACATAAAGTTAACCTATCGCACG TTAATGGAGAAAGCGGAGGCACGGGAACGAGAACGAATCAAAGATGAACAAAGAAGACTAAAAAAGGTTGAAGACTCATTTAAGAGAATGCTGAAGCCATACGGAGCAGACTGGACACATGAGACAAAG TGGGATGACGTGAAGTCAAGGTTTGAGAATGAGTCGGCATACAAGGCCGTGCCTCTGGAAGCGGAGAGGGTCAGACTATTTACTGAGCTTGTCAATCAACTTGAGGAAGCCTGTCTCCATAGTCACTCCAAAAAGtctaaaaaatctaaaaaacatcGCAGCCATCGGTCCCGCTCGAGATCT GACTATGAATCAGATGACAGTAGAATGGCCCGTAAGAGGTCACGTTCTCGCAGCCCCTCTATAGACAGGAAGTCACGAGACAAGAAGAGAAGTTACCGCCAACGCTCAAAGTCACGCTCACTTTCGGATAATGATGAACGAACGAAGAAGCCAAGGTCGAGGTCAAGGTCAGCGTCGGACAAAG ACGATAAGAGTAAAAAAGGTCGCAAGAAGGAAAAGAAAAAGCATAAAAAAACTTCGAAAGAGCAG TCTCCTGTTGATGAGAAGAAGAAGAAAGTTAAGGAAAAGGTGAAA